The Terriglobales bacterium genomic sequence GTGCCCGACGAGTTGGAGATGTGCAAGGCATCTGTCACCGCATTGATTGCTGCCACGCGAAAGGTGACGGTGTAAGTTCCCGCCGCGTTCACGTTTACCGTGTACTTGAACCACTGACCCTTCGCAGTCCAGCCCAGGTTATCGCCGCCACCAGTGTCGGTGGTTGCTTCCAGATCCACACCGTCGGAGCGGTAGTTGTTGGCAGTCCCATTTACGGAAGTAACGTTGTAGGCAACTCCTTGCCCACCAGTGTCATAGTTCTCCGCCTGCATCGTGCCGGGAATGGCGGCGGGAGTTCCGCCGTAAGGTCCTTCGGCTGCAAAGGAGAAAGCGGATACGAATAACACAAAGGCTGCGCACAGAGCACAGAAGCTCAAGCAAGATCTTGTTGTCATGGTTATCCCTCGGCTCTCCTAAAGTCGGTTTTTTGACGCCACGGCGGGCGCAGAGACAAGGCGAAGCGGCGGTGCGCTAGCTGGACGCCGAAATCCTGAGATGCTGCTGGATCAGAGTTGGTTGTGGGGAGTATCTACTAAATCGTTTTGTTAAGTAGTTGGAGTGCGGGAGAACCTTTGGCATTAAGCGCTTTAGCCGTGTACCAAGTCTTGTCGACTCGGGGAGACTTCTCCCTCGCGTCTCTTCGCAGCTAATCCAAAGGCTCGTTTCTGAACCTGCCTACCAACAGCGCCACTGTAATCGCGATATAGAGAACCCCGGTAACCCCTTCGAGTGCCGCGAGTATGCGGGCTTCCCCGCTAAGCGGCACGATATCGCCATAGCCAATCGTAGAGAGCGTTATGAGGCTGAAATAAAGGAGCTCGGTTTGACGGTCGTCTCCGTGGCTTCCAATCTGGATTGAGCCTGGAGAGAAGGCATCTATCGCTAAATACAGAGTCGCCCATAGCAACGCAAGCAACAGATAAATGTTGACCGCAGTGTAGAGCTGCGCCGTAGCGACGGAACGAGTGTTCCTTAAATGGGAGAAAAGACCTGCAGCCGCGAGTGCGAAGAACGCAGCCAGAAATCCCCATCGAACTCCGGTCAGTGTTCGGCTGCGGAACGTATTACCTGCCAGCACAAAGATCACATTGCCCAACGCCAA encodes the following:
- a CDS encoding potassium channel family protein, encoding MSSKLQSRPDLLLLLSLLVAILLTPVLNQGNWSRLVLMAVTFVPVVLSIVRLSQIKQWVWPSVLLALGNVIFVLAGNTFRSRTLTGVRWGFLAAFFALAAAGLFSHLRNTRSVATAQLYTAVNIYLLLALLWATLYLAIDAFSPGSIQIGSHGDDRQTELLYFSLITLSTIGYGDIVPLSGEARILAALEGVTGVLYIAITVALLVGRFRNEPLD